One region of Bacteroidetes bacterium GWF2_43_63 genomic DNA includes:
- a CDS encoding ion transporter: MTRNRIKDRLFTVIFESDTQAGKFFDITLLICILISVITILLESIPSYQKEYSYWFRSVEWFFTIVFTLEYGLRLYSTRNAKKYALSFFGIIDLLSILPTYIGLVFAGAHSLMIIRLVRVLRIFRIFKLTKQLTDGNVLLSALKASRSKIMIFLMSVLLIVCVFGTIMYLVEGPVNASFDSIPRSIYWCIVTVTTVGYGDISPVTSGGQFLASILMICGYAILAVPTGIMTGEIIRSEKKATAQTCPYCTKQGHDKDATYCKFCGMPLHERA; the protein is encoded by the coding sequence ATGACTCGAAATCGAATCAAAGACCGCTTATTTACAGTTATTTTCGAGTCCGATACCCAGGCTGGAAAATTTTTCGATATTACTTTGCTGATTTGTATTTTAATCAGTGTTATCACTATTCTTCTGGAAAGCATACCCAGCTATCAAAAAGAGTATTCTTATTGGTTTCGGTCTGTGGAATGGTTTTTTACGATTGTTTTCACGCTGGAGTATGGTTTGCGGCTTTACAGCACCAGAAATGCGAAAAAGTATGCGCTAAGTTTTTTTGGAATAATCGATCTTTTGTCGATCCTGCCCACATACATCGGTCTTGTTTTTGCCGGCGCACATTCCCTTATGATTATTCGATTGGTGCGGGTTTTGAGAATTTTCAGAATTTTCAAACTCACCAAACAACTCACCGATGGGAATGTTTTGTTGTCGGCTCTAAAGGCCAGTAGAAGCAAAATAATGATTTTTCTGATGTCGGTGCTTTTAATTGTTTGCGTTTTCGGAACCATTATGTATCTTGTTGAAGGTCCTGTTAATGCCAGTTTCGACAGCATTCCGCGCAGTATTTACTGGTGTATTGTTACGGTGACAACGGTGGGCTATGGCGATATTTCTCCTGTAACCAGTGGCGGGCAGTTTTTAGCCAGCATACTGATGATATGCGGTTATGCTATTTTGGCTGTGCCAACCGGAATAATGACGGGTGAAATCATCCGCAGTGAAAAGAAGGCCACTGCACAAACCTGCCCTTATTGCACAAAACAAGGTCATGACAAAGATGCAACGTATTGCAAGTTTTGTGGCATGCCGCTACATGAGAGGGCTTAG
- a CDS encoding ribonuclease HII, which produces MAALLHHYSELVPEAGCDEAGRGCLAGPVTAAVVILPANFFHPLLDDSKKLNEKERALLREIIEEQALDWAVAFVDHKEIDKINILNASIRAMHLALGKLKTKPAHIIVDGNRFKPFRKIPHTTIIKGDGKYMSIAAASILAKTHRDEFMIDLHENFPQYGWNENKGYPSPGHKKAIAENGITSYHRRSFRLNEQLKIQF; this is translated from the coding sequence ATGGCGGCCTTGCTACATCACTATTCGGAGTTGGTTCCCGAAGCCGGATGCGACGAGGCAGGGCGCGGATGTCTGGCAGGTCCGGTAACAGCAGCAGTCGTCATTTTGCCCGCTAATTTTTTTCATCCGCTGCTCGATGATTCAAAAAAACTGAATGAAAAAGAACGTGCGCTGCTGCGGGAAATCATCGAAGAACAGGCACTTGACTGGGCTGTAGCATTTGTAGATCACAAAGAAATCGATAAAATAAATATTCTCAATGCTTCGATCAGGGCCATGCATCTGGCTTTGGGCAAACTGAAAACAAAGCCGGCGCATATCATTGTGGACGGAAATCGTTTCAAACCATTCCGAAAAATTCCGCACACAACCATTATAAAAGGCGATGGAAAATACATGAGTATTGCGGCGGCCAGCATACTTGCAAAAACGCATCGCGACGAATTCATGATTGATCTTCATGAAAATTTTCCGCAATACGGATGGAATGAAAATAAAGGCTACCCATCGCCCGGACACAAAAAAGCGATTGCTGAAAACGGCATCACATCCTATCACCGGAGAAGCTTTCGGTTGAATGAGCAATTGAAGATTCAGTTTTGA
- a CDS encoding phosphoribosylamine--glycine ligase, translating into MKILITGSGGREHALAWRLARDIGKENIFIAPGNAGTLQCGTNLPYSFNDFENLLEQIISLSIDMILVGPEEPLVNGFTDLLKKDPRFINLLIVGPSAHGAMLEGSKDFAKQFMIRHDIPTAAYATFTSEQKTEAQSYIRSHSGPYVMKADGLAAGKGVVITESADEAVNHIASVFEDNIFGEAGKTLVIEQFLDGIEMSVFALTDGKNYVLLPGAKDYKRIGDGNTGPNTGGMGTVSPVPFATKEFMDKVVTRVVEPTISGFQKDNIDYCGFVFFGLMNVNGDPFVIEYNVRMGDPETQVVMPRIGGSFAEMLTAAATGNLKDYKTETLPMTALSIVLASKGYPGDYEKGKTISLPEGNHLIFHAGTKVLHDNVVTSGGRVMAVVGTGNTLDEARTAAYNLADHVHFEGKTNRSDIGLDLKAYEIV; encoded by the coding sequence ATGAAAATTCTCATCACAGGTTCGGGCGGGCGTGAGCATGCATTGGCATGGCGACTGGCGCGCGATATCGGCAAAGAAAATATTTTTATCGCGCCCGGAAATGCAGGCACACTGCAATGCGGCACAAATCTCCCCTACTCTTTCAACGATTTTGAAAACCTGCTGGAACAAATTATTTCGCTCAGCATCGACATGATTCTTGTCGGGCCAGAAGAGCCGCTGGTAAACGGATTCACTGATTTATTGAAAAAAGATCCACGCTTCATAAATCTTCTGATCGTCGGTCCATCGGCTCATGGAGCCATGCTCGAAGGGAGCAAGGATTTTGCAAAACAATTCATGATTCGTCATGACATACCCACAGCGGCCTACGCCACATTCACTTCGGAGCAAAAAACAGAAGCACAATCGTATATCCGCAGCCACAGCGGCCCCTACGTGATGAAAGCAGACGGGTTGGCTGCCGGCAAAGGAGTTGTTATTACCGAATCAGCCGACGAAGCCGTCAATCATATCGCATCGGTTTTCGAAGATAATATTTTTGGCGAAGCCGGTAAAACACTGGTGATAGAACAGTTTCTAGATGGAATCGAAATGTCGGTTTTTGCCCTGACGGACGGGAAAAATTATGTCCTGTTGCCCGGCGCAAAAGATTACAAGCGCATCGGCGATGGAAATACCGGACCGAATACAGGCGGCATGGGAACGGTCTCTCCGGTTCCTTTCGCCACAAAGGAATTTATGGATAAAGTGGTAACACGCGTTGTAGAACCCACCATCAGCGGATTTCAGAAAGACAACATCGATTATTGCGGATTTGTTTTCTTCGGATTGATGAATGTGAACGGCGATCCATTCGTGATCGAATACAATGTCCGTATGGGCGATCCCGAAACACAGGTGGTTATGCCCCGCATCGGAGGCTCGTTTGCAGAAATGCTTACAGCTGCAGCCACCGGAAATCTGAAAGATTATAAAACCGAGACACTCCCAATGACAGCATTGTCAATTGTGCTGGCATCGAAAGGATATCCGGGCGACTATGAAAAAGGCAAAACAATTTCTTTACCCGAAGGAAATCATTTGATTTTTCATGCCGGAACAAAAGTGCTCCATGACAATGTAGTTACCTCAGGCGGTCGTGTGATGGCTGTTGTGGGCACGGGCAACACGCTGGACGAAGCCCGCACAGCGGCCTACAATCTGGCTGACCATGTGCATTTCGAAGGCAAAACAAACCGCAGCGATATCGGACTTGATTTAAAAGCGTATGAGATCGTTTAA